Proteins found in one Trueperaceae bacterium genomic segment:
- the dcd gene encoding dCTP deaminase: MSIRSDRWIRERAREGMIEPFVEHLEREGVISYGLSSFGYDLRAAAEWRVFVNAFNTVVDPKAFDEASFVELEDDVCIIPPNSFALTRSVEYLRIPDDVLVVALGKSSYARTGIVANVTPLEPGWEGHVTLELSNTTPLPAKVYAHEGIVQLLFFQGERPETTYADRKGKYMGQRGVTLPKV, translated from the coding sequence ATGAGCATCCGGTCCGACCGTTGGATTCGCGAACGCGCGCGCGAGGGCATGATCGAACCGTTCGTCGAGCACCTCGAGCGCGAGGGCGTCATCAGTTACGGCCTCTCGAGCTTCGGCTACGACCTGCGCGCCGCCGCCGAGTGGCGGGTCTTCGTCAACGCCTTCAACACCGTCGTCGATCCGAAGGCGTTCGACGAAGCCAGCTTCGTCGAGCTCGAGGACGACGTCTGCATCATCCCCCCGAACTCGTTCGCGCTGACGCGGTCGGTGGAGTACCTGCGCATTCCCGACGACGTCCTCGTCGTCGCGCTCGGCAAGAGCTCGTACGCGCGGACCGGCATCGTCGCGAACGTCACGCCCCTCGAGCCGGGCTGGGAGGGGCACGTCACGCTGGAGTTGTCCAACACGACGCCCCTCCCCGCGAAGGTGTACGCCCACGAGGGGATCGTGCAGTTGTTGTTCTTCCAGGGCGAACGGCCCGAAACCACCTACGCCGACCGCAAGGGCAAGTACATGGGGCAACGGGGCGTGACGCTGCCGAAGGTGTAG